GGCGTTGCGAACCTGTTGGCAGAATCCAGATTGGGTATCGGGGCGGTCAACGAAAACTTTGTGTTCATCCAACTTCATACGAGGTTCGGTGTCGATAGGTTACGGTTCTGGAGAACGTTAAGCGGTGCAGAGATCGATTTTGTAGTCGTCGATAAAGGTAGGCCGTTGCTACCGATCGAAGTAAAAACATCAAAACACAGAAGCAGGGCGGTTTGGGGTTTTCTGGATGCGTACAAACTTAAGAGGGGCGTGGTCATAAGCGACTACGTAGAAGTGAAGAGAAGGGGGACAAAAGAGGTGTTACATCTTCCGATATGGTGGGTCTGAATTTCTGAATTGTTCCGTGGCCGAATCTCCGTTCTAATCGGTTAAATTAACACTATAAAATTTATACTAAGGGTTAAAAATAATAGGGTTAAATTGAACCTTTTTCTTTGAAACTTTTCTCGGACGGTTTACCGATGTTCGGAGAATGTGCGGCTGTTGCGTCGTCTTCGCAAAGGTATAAAAATCTTGCGTTTTTATCTTCTATCATGAACCCTGCGAAAACGCGTAAAACGAAAACCGGTCGTTCAAAACGTACGAAGCAAAAGGCAAAGGTTCGGTCTGCCAGAAAACGGTCCGTCAGCGGTTCTGTAAAGAAATCGGGTGGGATGGAACCTGTTCAGCTCCTTGATTTTAATGCGGTGGTGGTTACAAGTAAATCCGGACCTGTTGTCAACGGATGCACGGTCTCATGGATCACCCGGTTGTCTTTTGACCCGCCGATGGTAGGTATCGCTCTGGCTAACGAACGGTTCACCAGAAACGTTATCGTGGAGAGCGGCAAGTTTGCGGTTAACATCCTTGATAAGAAGGATTGGGAGATCGCAAAGTACTACGGTACGGTTTCCGGTAAGAAGATAGACAAATCCAAGAAGTATCCCTACGAGGTGACATTGCACGGTAATCCAGTACTCAAGAAGGCTATAGCCTATTTGGAGTGCGAGGTTGTCGATAGGTATCAGACCGGTGATCATACGTTCTTTGTTGCAGAGGTAGTCAACCAGGTTAACCTGCGTAAAGGCACCCCGTTAACACGTCAGGACCTACGCAAAAAGGGTATCTAGTTACAGAAGCAGGTTTGTTCAGGATATAACCTTCGATATGAATTCCCGGTCTTCTACGGTAGGTAATAAGGAATCCGGTTGTTTCAGGATGGCTTCTTTATGCAGGTTGTATAACGTCTTGAACACCCGCACTACCGTTTTAAGAGGTGTTTTTACCTTGCCCTTACTGTACAGAACCTCCCACATATCCTCATTAGGGATGATGTGTAGGTGATAAACAACATGTCTGTATTCGTTTATGATGTTCTGTTTCAGAACCTCGTCGTCCACTTTGATACGTTCGTACAACGCATCGACAAAATTCTCCCATGCCTTGAACACCTGCACGACCCCCTGTTTAGACACGATGTGAACGTTCCTGTCCTTCATCTCATCACGGAACCTTGTCCATTTCCCTGTCCGCGGCAGGTATCCGTAACGTTCGAAGAACAGCAACCCCTGTCCGATGATTCTTTCTTTGGTTTTTTCTGACGATACACGTCCCAACGGGTAAACCTGTTTAAGTTTCTTCTTCAGTCTTTTCCAGCCGATGTGTCTGACGACCCAATGCAACGACGGTAGTTCCCCGTCGGCATTGATCTCCTTCCAGTCCCGTCTTCGCGGATAACGTCCGTGTTCCTCGGTAAACCTGAGCATAGCGTTGAACACCTTTCTTTCCGTTTCCCTGTAACGCCATCGCCAGGCATATGTACCCGCTCTCTCACCGATCGCTTCGTACATGAACGCGCTCCACGAACCCCACTGTTCTATGATCCAGGGCAACTTCGGAAGACCCTTCCATGTCGCGAGCGAGTTCCATTGGATTCGTTTGATCACATGGTGGTACAAATCGAAATGTTCTCTCACGAACTCCAACACCTTCTTCTTCATCTCTTCATCGGTATGTTTATCGTGCAACGGAGGAATCTTAGAAAAAGACCTTTTCTTCTCAGAAACCTTCTCCGATTCCTTCTTCATCCGTTTTGTTTTCGGCGGTTTTGTTTTCGGCACGTTTCCGACGGATTTCATGGTGTTTATTTTGGTAATTTGAGTATAAAAATGTTTGCACCGAAAACATGCACCGAAGAACCTGGAAAAACGATATAATGAGAACAGATAGGTGAGGAAGGTACACCCGGGACGGGCTCCTCCTCACCTCCCACAACCCCGTTATCGGGCAATTGGTAATAAAGCGGAGTAAGTTTTAAAACGATTTCGCAGATTGTTCATGTTCATTCATTTTTAATAACATTCTACTTTTAACAACGTTGCACCTGTTGTCTGTTGGTGCGGGTTGTTTGTTACAGGTCGGGGGCACCGTTACGTTTTAATAGAAGTTTACAGAAATTCGAAGTATGGGTTTGATCCGTCTTCTTCCGGAAGATGTCAAAGAGAAGATCGCAGCCGGCGAAGTTATCGAACGACCCGTTTCCGTGGTTAAAGAACTTATCGAAAACTCTTTAGATGCAGGGAGTACCGAGATACGGATATACATCGAACGCGGCGGTAAACGTTTGATCCGTGTCACGGACAACGGGAGAGGCATGGATCTCGACGACCTGCGTAAGTGCGCGCTCAGGTATGCTACCAGTAAGATCGGTTCGGAATCCGACCTACACAGAATATCCACGTTAGGGTTTCGCGGTGAAGCGTTGGCGAGCATCGCTGCGGTCGGTGAACTGACCGTTTCTTCCAGGACGGAAGTGGGCGATCACGGTTTTGAAGTCAGGTACGACGAGCACGG
This window of the Candidatus Micrarchaeota archaeon genome carries:
- a CDS encoding flavin reductase family protein codes for the protein MNPAKTRKTKTGRSKRTKQKAKVRSARKRSVSGSVKKSGGMEPVQLLDFNAVVVTSKSGPVVNGCTVSWITRLSFDPPMVGIALANERFTRNVIVESGKFAVNILDKKDWEIAKYYGTVSGKKIDKSKKYPYEVTLHGNPVLKKAIAYLECEVVDRYQTGDHTFFVAEVVNQVNLRKGTPLTRQDLRKKGI